A part of Streptomyces sp. NBC_01497 genomic DNA contains:
- the ilvD gene encoding dihydroxy-acid dehydratase, whose amino-acid sequence MPELRSRTVTHGRNMAGARALMRASGVASEDIGKPIIAVANSFTEFVPGHTHLAPVGRIVSEAIKAAGAVPREFNTIAVDDGIAMGHGGMLYSLPSRDLIADSVEYMVEAHCADALICISNCDKITPGMLMAAMRLNIPTIFVSGGPMEAGRATLVDGTVRKLDLINAMSDAVDESVSDADMLRIEENACPTCGSCSGMFTANSMNCLAEAIGLALPGNGSVLATHTARRGLYERAGATVVELAKRYYEQDDDSVLPRSIVTHAAFENAMALDIAMGGSTNTILHLLAAAQEAGVDYGLDDIDAVSRRVPCLAKVAPNVAPGGTYYMEDVHRAGGIPAILGELYRGGLLNEDVHTVHAPSIKAWLETWDVRGGSPSDEALDLWHAAPGCVRSAEAFSQSERWDSLDTDAAGGCIRDVAHAYSKDGGLGVLRGNIAVDGCVVKTAGVDESIWTFEGPAVVCESQEEAVEKILRKEITDGDVVVIRYEGPRGGPGMQEMLYPTSYLKGRGLGKSCALITDGRFSGGTSGLSIGHVSPEAASGGTIALVRDGDRIRIDIPARAIDLLVSDEELATRRDELNGVYAPKARERKVSAALRAYAAMATSADRGAVRDVSRLG is encoded by the coding sequence ATGCCCGAGCTGAGGTCCCGCACAGTCACCCACGGCCGCAACATGGCGGGCGCGCGCGCCCTTATGCGGGCGTCGGGCGTAGCGAGCGAGGACATCGGCAAGCCGATCATCGCCGTGGCCAACTCGTTCACGGAGTTCGTGCCCGGGCACACGCACCTCGCACCGGTCGGCCGGATCGTCTCGGAGGCCATCAAGGCGGCGGGCGCGGTGCCCCGCGAGTTCAACACGATCGCCGTGGACGACGGCATCGCGATGGGTCACGGCGGCATGCTCTACTCGCTGCCCTCGCGTGATCTGATCGCCGACTCCGTCGAGTACATGGTCGAGGCGCACTGCGCGGACGCGCTCATCTGCATCTCCAACTGCGACAAGATCACGCCGGGCATGCTGATGGCCGCGATGCGCCTCAACATCCCCACGATCTTCGTCTCCGGCGGCCCCATGGAGGCCGGCCGGGCCACGCTGGTGGACGGCACCGTCCGCAAGCTCGACCTGATCAACGCCATGTCTGACGCGGTGGACGAGTCGGTCTCCGACGCGGACATGCTCCGGATCGAGGAGAACGCCTGCCCCACCTGCGGCTCCTGTTCCGGCATGTTCACCGCCAACTCGATGAACTGCCTTGCCGAGGCCATCGGCCTCGCCCTGCCGGGCAACGGCTCGGTCCTCGCCACGCACACCGCGCGCCGCGGCCTGTACGAGCGGGCCGGCGCGACCGTCGTCGAGCTGGCGAAGCGGTACTACGAGCAGGACGACGACTCGGTCCTGCCGCGCAGCATCGTCACGCACGCGGCGTTCGAGAACGCGATGGCGCTGGACATCGCCATGGGCGGCTCCACGAACACGATCCTGCACCTGCTCGCCGCCGCGCAGGAGGCGGGCGTGGACTACGGCCTGGACGACATCGACGCGGTGTCCCGCCGGGTGCCGTGCCTCGCGAAGGTCGCGCCGAACGTGGCGCCCGGCGGCACGTACTACATGGAGGACGTGCACCGCGCGGGCGGCATCCCCGCGATCCTCGGCGAGCTGTACCGGGGCGGCCTCCTCAACGAGGACGTGCACACGGTCCACGCGCCGAGCATCAAGGCCTGGCTGGAGACCTGGGACGTGCGCGGCGGCTCCCCCTCCGACGAGGCCCTCGACCTGTGGCACGCGGCGCCGGGCTGCGTCCGCTCCGCCGAGGCGTTCTCGCAGTCCGAGCGGTGGGACTCGCTGGACACCGACGCGGCCGGCGGCTGCATCCGCGATGTGGCGCACGCGTACAGCAAGGACGGCGGCCTCGGTGTGCTGCGCGGCAACATCGCCGTCGACGGCTGTGTCGTGAAGACCGCCGGCGTCGACGAGTCCATCTGGACGTTCGAGGGTCCCGCGGTCGTCTGCGAGTCGCAGGAGGAGGCCGTCGAGAAGATCCTCCGCAAGGAGATCACCGACGGCGACGTCGTCGTCATCCGCTACGAGGGCCCCAGGGGCGGCCCCGGCATGCAGGAGATGCTCTACCCGACCTCGTACCTGAAGGGCCGGGGCCTCGGCAAGAGCTGCGCGCTCATCACCGACGGCCGTTTCTCCGGCGGCACGTCGGGCCTCTCGATCGGCCATGTGTCACCGGAGGCGGCGTCGGGCGGCACGATCGCGCTGGTGCGCGACGGCGACCGCATCCGCATCGACATCCCGGCGCGCGCGATCGACCTGCTGGTGAGTGACGAGGAACTGGCCACGCGGCGCGATGAGTTGAACGGCGTCTACGCGCCCAAGGCCCGCGAGCGCAAGGTGTCGGCGGCGCTGCGGGCCT
- a CDS encoding TetR/AcrR family transcriptional regulator, with the protein MTGSTPTPAPSPGRRGRGRPARAATEAGPGARERILGAARGEFAEHGYDRTSVRGIAKAADVDPALVHHYFGTKEQVFGAAIAVSFEPAAGVSGVLGGDRDTIGERLTRYFVGVWENEETRAPLLAVVRSALTNETAGEMLRLFVVRELLEPIARALDVPDPTLSAELAASQMVGIAMLRYVLRAEPLASADAEEIVRKVAPTLQRYLTEH; encoded by the coding sequence GTGACCGGTTCCACGCCCACGCCCGCGCCCTCACCCGGCCGGCGAGGCCGGGGCCGCCCCGCCCGGGCCGCCACCGAGGCGGGGCCCGGCGCCCGGGAGCGCATCCTCGGCGCGGCACGCGGAGAGTTCGCGGAGCACGGCTACGACAGGACGTCCGTGCGCGGCATCGCCAAGGCGGCCGACGTGGACCCGGCGCTGGTGCACCACTACTTCGGTACGAAGGAGCAGGTCTTCGGCGCCGCGATCGCGGTCTCCTTCGAGCCGGCCGCCGGTGTCTCCGGCGTCCTCGGCGGTGACCGGGACACCATCGGGGAGCGGCTGACCCGGTACTTCGTCGGGGTGTGGGAGAACGAGGAGACCAGGGCGCCGCTGCTCGCGGTGGTGCGCTCGGCGCTCACGAACGAGACGGCCGGGGAGATGCTGCGGCTGTTCGTGGTGCGCGAACTGCTGGAGCCGATCGCCCGGGCGCTGGACGTGCCGGACCCGACGCTGAGCGCGGAGCTCGCGGCCTCGCAGATGGTCGGCATCGCGATGCTCCGCTACGTCCTGCGCGCGGAGCCGCTGGCGAGCGCCGACGCGGAGGAGATCGTCCGCAAGGTGGCCCCCACGCTGCAGCGGTACCTGACGGAGCACTGA
- a CDS encoding sugar phosphate isomerase/epimerase family protein → MRVSDAKVALSTASVYPESTATAFEMAGRLGYDGVEVMVWTDPVSQDIDALRGLSDYHEVPILAVHAPCLLITQRVWSSDPWTKLQRARAAAEKLGASAVVVHPPFRWQRQYARDFVSGIWRMADETDVRFAVENMYPWRYRDREMLAYAPDWDVTKDDYRHFTVDLSHTATARTDTLAMVDRMGDRLGHVHLADGKGSAKDEHLVPGRGDQPCAQLLHRLAASGFDGHVVIEVNTRRAMSGAEREADLAEALAFARHHLRGAGAAAFVAKDPGAGGTGPAAAPRARGAAQADASPGTSRTGRGPRAGRAGRGGRTGRIGGSA, encoded by the coding sequence ATGCGCGTCTCGGACGCGAAGGTCGCCCTGTCCACGGCCTCGGTCTATCCGGAGTCGACCGCGACGGCTTTCGAGATGGCGGGACGCCTCGGTTACGACGGCGTCGAGGTCATGGTCTGGACGGACCCCGTCAGCCAGGACATCGACGCGCTGCGCGGGCTCTCCGACTATCACGAGGTGCCGATTCTCGCCGTCCACGCGCCGTGTCTGCTGATCACGCAGCGCGTGTGGTCCAGCGACCCGTGGACGAAGCTCCAGCGCGCCAGAGCGGCGGCGGAGAAGCTGGGCGCCTCCGCCGTCGTCGTGCACCCGCCGTTTCGCTGGCAGCGCCAGTACGCCCGGGACTTCGTCTCCGGAATCTGGCGCATGGCGGACGAGACCGATGTGAGATTCGCGGTCGAGAACATGTACCCGTGGCGCTACCGGGACCGCGAGATGCTGGCGTACGCGCCCGACTGGGACGTCACCAAGGACGACTACCGGCACTTCACCGTCGACCTCTCGCACACGGCGACCGCGCGCACGGACACCCTGGCGATGGTCGACCGGATGGGCGACCGGCTCGGGCACGTGCACCTCGCGGACGGCAAGGGTTCGGCGAAGGACGAGCACCTGGTCCCCGGGCGCGGAGACCAGCCGTGCGCACAGCTGCTGCACCGCCTGGCCGCGAGCGGCTTCGACGGCCATGTGGTGATCGAGGTGAACACGCGCCGCGCGATGTCCGGCGCGGAGCGCGAGGCGGACCTCGCGGAGGCGCTCGCGTTCGCCCGGCACCACCTCAGGGGCGCCGGCGCCGCCGCGTTCGTGGCGAAGGACCCGGGGGCCGGCGGTACGGGCCCCGCCGCCGCCCCGCGCGCACGCGGGGCGGCCCAGGCCGACGCCTCCCCCGGCACCTCGCGTACGGGGCGCGGCCCGCGCGCCGGCCGTGCGGGCCGGGGTGGTCGTACGGGCCGCATCGGCGGCTCCGCGTGA
- a CDS encoding Ppx/GppA phosphatase family protein gives MRLGVLDVGSNTVHLLAVDAHRGARPLPAFSHKAELRLAELLDEDGAIGPEGVDRLVATIADAVQAAEDKGCEDVLAFATSAVREATNADHVLARVRAETGADLQVLTGAEEARLTFLAARRWFGWSAGRLLVLDIGGGSLEIAYGLDEAPDAAVSLPLGAGRLTAGRLPGDPPDATDVRALRRHVRAEIARTVGEFSRLGGPDHTVATSKTFRQLARIGGAARSADGPYVQRQLSRSSLEEWVPKLAAMTTEQRADLPGVSDGRAPQLLAGALVAEAAMDLFDVEVLEICPWALREGVILRRLDRMPAT, from the coding sequence ATGAGACTCGGAGTCCTCGATGTCGGTTCGAACACCGTGCATCTGCTCGCGGTCGACGCCCATCGGGGTGCCAGGCCGCTGCCGGCTTTTTCCCACAAGGCGGAGCTGCGGCTCGCCGAGCTCCTCGACGAGGACGGCGCGATAGGACCCGAGGGCGTCGACCGGCTCGTCGCGACCATCGCCGACGCGGTCCAGGCCGCCGAGGACAAGGGGTGCGAGGACGTCCTGGCCTTCGCCACCTCGGCCGTGCGCGAGGCCACGAACGCCGACCACGTCCTCGCCAGGGTCCGCGCGGAGACGGGCGCCGACCTCCAGGTCCTCACCGGCGCCGAGGAGGCCCGTCTGACCTTCCTCGCCGCCCGCCGCTGGTTCGGCTGGTCCGCGGGCAGGCTCCTCGTGCTCGACATCGGCGGCGGCTCACTGGAGATCGCGTACGGGCTCGACGAGGCGCCCGACGCCGCCGTCTCGCTGCCCCTCGGCGCGGGCCGCCTCACCGCGGGCCGGCTGCCCGGCGACCCGCCCGACGCCACGGACGTACGGGCGCTGCGCCGTCACGTACGGGCCGAGATCGCCCGTACGGTCGGCGAGTTCAGCCGTCTGGGTGGCCCGGATCACACCGTCGCCACCTCCAAGACGTTCCGGCAGCTCGCGCGCATCGGTGGCGCCGCGCGCTCCGCCGACGGCCCCTATGTGCAGCGCCAGCTGAGTCGTTCGTCACTGGAGGAATGGGTGCCGAAACTGGCGGCCATGACCACGGAACAGCGCGCGGACCTGCCCGGCGTCTCCGACGGCCGCGCGCCGCAACTGCTCGCGGGCGCGCTGGTCGCGGAGGCTGCGATGGACCTGTTCGACGTCGAGGTGCTGGAGATCTGCCCCTGGGCGCTGCGGGAGGGTGTGATCCTGCGCCGCCTGGACCGGATGCCGGCGACCTGA
- a CDS encoding BACON domain-containing protein — MTSSSPDTSLHSSGAHHAPHRAPRVAAPRPPARYEPYLDGLFTYCLSVLCEHAAAMQVLGEVLAISERQYGRSPTAEAERKAWLYALARWACLRRLARQRAGRHVDQGGSRGGTHAQAAAGAASRTGGPGIRSGHRAVRKAQAPLPGAVPAGQADPAAEELQRRELALLAWPEAAGTTPEQREVLELAVRHQLGPQGVAAVLSMEPTAARGLLSTAAIEVERTRAALAVVETGACPSVARLTADSGALLSATLRRELVRHVDDCPRCRHTAERVEAAGPWPGTTPRAGRRAPAVLPLVEVDRAVAYAAMLHAPTTRATAPRFGRDGFPLDPRDRAARRDRLRSRAVTTTVVATVIAAPVFAMWAAYRGAPDTGEGHGGPSVSAGDPGEPSSHDGKGYDRFENAGSASERTGARRADGGHGAQGSDVSVKVVSNGTGLPAGRPGAVAPGALGIVAETSSGRTTITLTASGAPVAWAASVGAGWISLSRSSGTLAPGRSVTLYVSVDHAREPVGPWSVRIALHPTGAVVLVDGYGYPQDPPGGGSGGGGGRPGRSGGHGGHGGGHHGGGGTGPGRPGGSSGSPGSPSSPGGTGDPGTGGTPSDPGTPSGGTGSGTGGSGGGSGTGGTGTTDPTSPASGGTTPDPPATPPSTTDDPGTPPPSAS, encoded by the coding sequence GTGACCAGCAGCAGCCCCGATACCTCCCTGCACAGCAGCGGCGCGCACCACGCGCCCCATCGTGCGCCCCGGGTGGCGGCGCCGAGGCCGCCCGCGCGCTACGAGCCCTATCTGGACGGCCTGTTCACCTACTGCCTCTCCGTGCTCTGCGAGCACGCGGCGGCCATGCAGGTGTTGGGTGAGGTGCTGGCCATCTCCGAGCGGCAGTACGGACGTTCGCCGACCGCCGAGGCCGAGCGCAAGGCGTGGCTCTACGCGCTGGCGCGCTGGGCGTGCCTGCGCAGACTCGCCAGGCAGCGCGCGGGCCGCCACGTCGACCAGGGCGGCAGCCGTGGCGGGACGCACGCGCAGGCGGCGGCCGGCGCGGCGTCGCGCACCGGCGGCCCCGGCATCCGGTCCGGGCACCGGGCGGTGCGGAAGGCGCAGGCCCCCCTGCCCGGCGCGGTGCCGGCCGGGCAGGCGGACCCGGCCGCCGAGGAACTCCAGCGGCGTGAACTGGCCTTGCTCGCCTGGCCGGAGGCCGCGGGCACGACGCCCGAACAGCGCGAGGTCCTGGAACTCGCGGTCCGCCACCAGCTCGGCCCGCAGGGCGTCGCGGCCGTCCTGTCCATGGAACCGACCGCCGCCCGGGGGCTGTTGTCCACGGCCGCCATCGAGGTCGAGCGGACCCGCGCCGCGCTCGCCGTGGTCGAGACGGGCGCCTGCCCGTCCGTGGCCCGCCTGACCGCTGACAGCGGGGCGCTGCTCTCGGCGACCCTGCGGCGGGAACTCGTCCGGCACGTCGACGACTGCCCGCGCTGCCGGCACACGGCGGAGCGGGTGGAGGCGGCCGGACCCTGGCCGGGCACGACCCCGCGGGCCGGGCGCAGGGCGCCCGCCGTCCTGCCGCTCGTGGAGGTCGACCGGGCCGTCGCGTACGCGGCGATGCTGCACGCGCCGACGACCAGGGCCACCGCGCCGCGCTTCGGGCGCGACGGTTTTCCGCTGGACCCCAGGGACCGGGCGGCCCGCCGCGACCGCCTCAGGTCGCGCGCCGTGACGACGACCGTCGTGGCGACCGTGATCGCGGCGCCGGTGTTCGCCATGTGGGCCGCGTACAGGGGAGCGCCCGACACCGGTGAGGGGCACGGCGGCCCGTCGGTCAGCGCGGGCGATCCGGGCGAGCCGTCGTCGCACGACGGCAAGGGGTACGACCGCTTCGAGAACGCGGGCAGCGCGAGCGAGCGCACGGGCGCCCGGCGGGCGGACGGCGGCCACGGCGCCCAGGGCTCCGACGTCTCCGTCAAGGTCGTCAGCAACGGCACCGGCCTGCCCGCGGGCCGTCCGGGTGCCGTCGCTCCCGGGGCGCTCGGCATCGTGGCGGAGACGTCGTCGGGCCGTACGACGATCACTCTCACCGCCTCCGGCGCGCCCGTCGCCTGGGCGGCGAGCGTCGGCGCCGGCTGGATCTCCCTCAGCCGGTCGTCGGGCACGCTCGCGCCGGGCCGCTCGGTGACGCTGTACGTGAGCGTCGACCACGCGCGTGAGCCGGTGGGCCCGTGGAGCGTGCGGATCGCGCTGCACCCGACCGGCGCGGTGGTGCTGGTGGACGGCTACGGATACCCACAGGACCCGCCGGGCGGCGGTTCCGGGGGTGGTGGCGGCCGCCCCGGCCGATCCGGCGGTCACGGGGGCCACGGCGGCGGTCATCACGGCGGAGGCGGTACGGGGCCTGGCCGGCCGGGCGGTTCCTCCGGCAGCCCCGGTTCCCCGAGCAGCCCCGGCGGCACCGGAGATCCCGGCACGGGCGGGACGCCGTCCGATCCGGGCACCCCCTCGGGCGGTACGGGCAGCGGTACGGGCGGGAGCGGCGGCGGCTCGGGTACGGGGGGCACCGGGACGACCGATCCCACGTCGCCCGCCTCGGGCGGCACCACCCCGGACCCGCCGGCCACACCGCCCTCCACCACCGACGACCCCGGCACGCCGCCACCGTCCGCGAGCTGA
- a CDS encoding class I SAM-dependent methyltransferase, producing the protein MTATGPDAGAGNGTGTDGGAAAGTGRTAAAVVVGAGPAGPVSAVAGAGPAPTAFDAAERRIWAGRAAAYADSFAKLCAHPVPMLLDAAGVAAGTAVLDVGTGPGTVAAAAHGRGARVSAVDAEPGMVALAALALPGADVRPGALPDLPYDDASFDAVVANFVLNHVGRPGAAAAELCRLTRPGGRVALTIWSAAGSPGRALLGRAVEAAGARRPGHLPMLEGAFDFPRTEEGLAALLTAAGLTDVVCASVEWKHRTTREEWWGGAANGVAAIGQTVAGQPPGTIAEIRRHYDVLCGEFTEEDGSLALPHIALLAHGRRTAR; encoded by the coding sequence ATGACGGCGACGGGACCGGACGCGGGAGCGGGCAACGGTACGGGCACGGACGGGGGAGCGGCTGCCGGGACGGGCCGAACGGCAGCAGCCGTCGTGGTCGGTGCCGGGCCGGCCGGGCCGGTTTCGGCAGTGGCGGGCGCCGGGCCGGCGCCGACCGCGTTCGACGCGGCGGAACGGCGGATCTGGGCCGGCCGCGCGGCGGCGTACGCGGACAGCTTCGCCAAACTCTGCGCCCACCCGGTGCCGATGCTGCTGGACGCGGCGGGTGTCGCGGCGGGCACCGCCGTGCTCGACGTGGGCACCGGTCCTGGCACGGTGGCCGCCGCCGCGCACGGGCGCGGTGCCCGGGTGTCCGCCGTGGACGCGGAGCCGGGCATGGTCGCGCTCGCCGCGCTGGCGCTGCCGGGTGCGGACGTACGGCCCGGGGCGCTGCCGGACCTTCCCTACGACGACGCGTCGTTCGACGCGGTCGTCGCCAACTTCGTGCTCAACCACGTCGGTCGCCCGGGCGCCGCGGCGGCCGAGCTGTGCCGCCTCACGCGGCCCGGCGGCCGGGTCGCGCTGACGATCTGGAGCGCCGCAGGATCGCCGGGACGGGCTCTGCTGGGCCGCGCCGTGGAGGCGGCGGGCGCCCGCAGGCCGGGCCATCTGCCCATGCTGGAGGGCGCGTTCGACTTCCCCCGCACCGAGGAGGGGCTGGCGGCCCTGCTGACGGCGGCGGGTCTCACCGACGTCGTGTGCGCGTCCGTGGAGTGGAAGCACCGCACGACCCGCGAGGAGTGGTGGGGCGGCGCGGCGAACGGGGTGGCGGCCATCGGGCAGACCGTGGCCGGCCAGCCGCCCGGGACGATCGCGGAGATCAGGCGCCATTACGACGTCCTGTGCGGGGAGTTCACCGAGGAGGACGGGTCGCTGGCGCTGCCGCACATCGCGCTGCTGGCGCACGGGCGGCGCACCGCGCGATGA
- the radA gene encoding DNA repair protein RadA: MATTRTKTARDRPSYRCTECGWTTAKWLGRCPECQAWGTVEEYGAPAVRTTAAGRVTAAAVPIGEVDVRHATARSTGVPELDRVLGGGLVPGAVVLLAGEPGVGKSTLLLDVAAKAASAEHRTLYVTGEESASQVRLRADRIKALHDDLYLAAETNLSSVLGHLDAVKPSLLVLDSVQTVASPEIDGAPGGMAQVREVAGALIRASKERGMATILVGHVTKDGAIAGPRLLEHLVDVVLQFEGDRHARLRLVRGVKNRYGTTDEVGCFELHDEGITGLADPSGLFLTRRDEPVPGTCLTVTLEGRRPLVAEVQALTVDSQIPSPRRTTSGLETSRVSMMLAVLEQRGRISALGKRDIYTATVGGVRLTEPAADLAVALALASAASDTPLPKNLVAIGEVGLAGEVRRVTGVQRRLAEAHRLGFTHALVPTDPGKVPAGMKVTEVADMGDALRVLPRRARADAPQGEDVRR; this comes from the coding sequence ATGGCCACCACCCGTACGAAGACCGCCAGGGACAGGCCGTCCTACCGCTGCACCGAGTGCGGCTGGACGACCGCCAAGTGGCTGGGCCGCTGCCCCGAGTGCCAGGCGTGGGGCACCGTCGAGGAGTACGGCGCGCCCGCCGTGCGGACGACGGCGGCGGGCCGCGTCACGGCGGCGGCCGTGCCCATCGGTGAGGTGGACGTCCGGCACGCGACGGCACGCTCCACGGGTGTGCCCGAGCTGGACCGGGTGCTGGGCGGCGGTCTCGTACCCGGCGCGGTGGTACTGCTGGCCGGGGAGCCGGGCGTCGGCAAGTCGACGCTGCTGCTGGACGTGGCGGCGAAGGCGGCGAGTGCGGAGCACCGCACGCTCTACGTCACGGGTGAGGAGTCGGCGAGTCAGGTGCGGCTGCGCGCCGACCGCATCAAGGCCCTCCACGACGACCTGTACCTGGCCGCGGAGACGAACCTGTCGTCGGTCCTCGGCCATCTCGACGCGGTGAAGCCGTCCCTGTTGGTCCTCGACTCGGTGCAGACGGTGGCCTCCCCCGAGATCGACGGCGCGCCCGGCGGTATGGCGCAGGTGCGGGAGGTCGCGGGCGCGCTGATCCGGGCGTCGAAGGAGCGCGGCATGGCGACGATCCTGGTCGGCCACGTCACGAAGGACGGCGCGATCGCGGGGCCGCGCCTGCTGGAGCACCTGGTGGATGTCGTGCTCCAGTTCGAGGGCGACCGGCACGCCCGGCTGCGGCTGGTGCGGGGCGTCAAGAACCGCTACGGGACGACGGACGAGGTCGGCTGCTTCGAGCTGCACGACGAGGGCATCACGGGCCTCGCGGACCCGTCGGGCCTGTTCCTGACGCGGCGCGACGAGCCGGTGCCCGGCACCTGCCTGACGGTCACACTGGAGGGCCGCCGCCCGCTGGTCGCCGAGGTCCAGGCACTGACCGTCGACTCGCAGATCCCGTCGCCGCGCCGCACGACCTCGGGCCTGGAGACCTCGCGCGTGTCGATGATGCTGGCGGTGCTGGAGCAGCGGGGCCGGATCTCCGCGCTCGGCAAACGCGACATCTACACCGCAACGGTCGGCGGGGTCCGGCTGACGGAACCCGCGGCGGACCTCGCGGTGGCGCTGGCGCTGGCGTCGGCGGCGAGCGACACCCCGCTGCCGAAGAATCTCGTGGCGATCGGCGAGGTCGGGCTCGCGGGCGAGGTCAGGCGGGTCACCGGAGTGCAGCGCAGACTGGCGGAAGCACACCGACTGGGCTTCACGCACGCACTCGTGCCGACCGACCCGGGCAAGGTCCCGGCCGGTATGAAGGTCACGGAAGTGGCCGACATGGGCGACGCGCTGCGTGTCCTGCCGCGCCGGGCTCGCGCGGACGCCCCGCAGGGCGAGGATGTGCGCCGGTAG
- the disA gene encoding DNA integrity scanning diadenylate cyclase DisA yields the protein MAAGDRGSTPGKSGAGSGGSGAESLMRSSLSAVAPGTTLRDGLERILRGNTGGLIVLGMDKTVESMCTGGFVLDVEFTSTRLRELCKLDGALILDKDITKILRAGVQLVPDASIPTEETGTRHRTADRVSKQCGFPVISVSQSMRLIALYVNGERRVLEESAAILSRANQALATLERYKLRLDEVAGTLSALEIEDLVTVRDVTAVAQRLEMVRRIATEIAEYVVELGTDGRLLTLQLDELIAGVEPERELVVRDYVPEPTAKRSRTVAEALDELNALTHTELLELPMVARALGYSGSPETLDSAVSPRGYRLLAKVPRLPGAIIERLVEHFGGLQKLLAASVDDLQAVDGVGEARARSVREGLSRLAESSILERYV from the coding sequence GTGGCAGCAGGCGACCGGGGGTCAACACCCGGAAAGTCCGGCGCGGGCTCCGGCGGTTCCGGTGCTGAATCGCTCATGCGGTCGTCCCTGAGCGCCGTCGCGCCGGGGACGACGCTGCGCGACGGTCTGGAGAGGATCCTGCGCGGCAACACCGGTGGCCTCATCGTCCTCGGCATGGACAAAACGGTCGAATCGATGTGCACGGGCGGCTTCGTCCTCGACGTGGAGTTCACGTCGACGCGGCTGCGGGAGCTGTGCAAGCTCGACGGCGCCCTGATCCTGGACAAGGACATCACCAAGATCCTGCGGGCGGGCGTCCAGCTGGTGCCGGACGCGTCGATCCCCACCGAGGAGACGGGCACCCGCCACCGCACCGCCGACCGGGTGTCCAAGCAGTGCGGCTTCCCCGTCATCTCGGTCTCCCAGTCGATGCGGCTGATCGCGCTGTACGTCAACGGCGAGCGGCGCGTCCTGGAGGAGTCCGCGGCGATCCTGTCCCGCGCCAACCAGGCACTCGCGACGCTGGAGCGCTACAAGCTGCGCCTGGACGAGGTCGCGGGCACGCTGTCGGCGCTGGAGATCGAGGACCTGGTGACGGTCCGGGACGTCACCGCCGTCGCGCAGCGCCTGGAGATGGTGCGCCGGATCGCCACCGAGATCGCCGAGTACGTGGTGGAGCTCGGCACGGACGGCCGGCTGCTGACGCTCCAGCTCGACGAGCTGATCGCGGGCGTCGAGCCCGAGCGTGAGCTGGTCGTACGGGACTACGTGCCGGAGCCGACGGCGAAACGCTCCCGCACGGTCGCCGAGGCGCTGGACGAGCTGAACGCGCTCACCCACACCGAGCTGCTCGAACTGCCCATGGTGGCGCGGGCGCTCGGCTACAGCGGCTCGCCCGAGACGCTGGACTCGGCTGTCTCCCCGCGCGGTTACCGCCTGCTCGCGAAGGTGCCGAGGCTGCCGGGCGCGATCATCGAGCGCCTGGTGGAACACTTCGGCGGCCTGCAGAAGCTGCTGGCCGCGAGCGTGGACGACCTCCAGGCGGTGGACGGCGTCGGCGAAGCGAGGGCCCGCAGTGTCCGCGAGGGCCTGTCGAGGCTGGCGGAGTCGTCCATCCTGGAGCGGTACGTCTGA
- a CDS encoding A/G-specific adenine glycosylase, giving the protein MTVTEQNPAALHTAVIAWFEAHARDLPWRRPEAGAWGVMVSEFMLQQTPVSRVLPVYEQWLARWPRPADLAAEPPGEAVRAWGRLGYPRRALRLHAAARAIAERYDGDVPRDHAQLLALPGVGEYTAAAIASFAYGGRHAVLDTNVRRVLARAVTGVQYPPNATTAAERRLARALLPDDEATAARWAAASMELGALVCTARSEACGACPLAASCAWRLTGKPAHEGPVRRGQTYAGTDRQVRGRLLAVLREATEPVARARLDAAWDEPVQRARALDGLVADGLVEPLSGERYRLPLS; this is encoded by the coding sequence ATGACTGTCACCGAACAAAACCCCGCGGCCCTGCACACCGCCGTCATCGCCTGGTTCGAAGCCCACGCCCGCGACCTCCCCTGGCGCCGTCCCGAAGCGGGCGCCTGGGGCGTCATGGTCAGCGAGTTCATGCTCCAGCAGACGCCCGTCAGCCGCGTCCTGCCCGTCTACGAACAGTGGCTCGCGCGCTGGCCGCGCCCCGCCGACCTGGCCGCGGAGCCCCCGGGCGAGGCCGTGCGCGCCTGGGGCAGGCTCGGTTACCCGCGCCGCGCGCTGCGCCTGCACGCCGCCGCGCGGGCGATAGCGGAGCGGTACGACGGCGATGTGCCGCGCGATCACGCGCAGTTGCTGGCACTGCCCGGGGTCGGCGAGTACACGGCGGCGGCGATCGCGTCGTTCGCGTACGGCGGGCGGCACGCGGTCCTCGACACCAATGTGCGCCGGGTCCTCGCCCGCGCGGTCACCGGAGTCCAGTACCCGCCGAACGCCACCACGGCGGCCGAGCGCAGGCTCGCCCGCGCGCTGCTGCCCGACGACGAGGCGACAGCCGCCCGATGGGCCGCCGCCTCCATGGAGTTGGGCGCACTCGTGTGCACCGCCAGGAGCGAGGCGTGCGGCGCCTGCCCGCTCGCGGCGAGCTGCGCGTGGCGGCTGACGGGCAAACCCGCCCACGAGGGACCCGTACGCCGGGGCCAGACCTACGCCGGAACGGACCGGCAGGTGCGCGGCCGGCTCCTCGCCGTCCTGCGCGAGGCCACGGAGCCGGTGGCGCGAGCGCGACTCGACGCGGCGTGGGACGAACCGGTGCAACGGGCCCGCGCGCTCGACGGTCTGGTCGCCGACGGTCTCGTGGAACCCCTCAGTGGCGAGCGCTACCGCCTGCCGCTGAGCTGA